In the genome of Massilia sp. W12, the window GCCGGTCTTGATTTTGACGGCTGCCGATTCGGTTGAGCAAAGGGTGCAGGGCCTGGATCTGGGGGCCGATGACTACATGGCCAAACCGTTTGCGTTGTCTGAACTGGAGGCGCGCGTGCGGGCGCTCTCGCGTCGTGGCGGCGGCGGCCCGGTGTTATTGCGCCATGGCCGGCTCAGTTGGGATAAAGTCAGCCGCCAAGCCTGTATTGATGATATTCCGCTGGAGCTTTCGGCGCGCGAACTGGGCGTGCTGGAAATTCTCTTGCAACGCAGTCCGCGCCTGGTCTCGAAAGAACAGCTGGTCGAGCACTTGTGTTCCTGGGATGAGGAAGTCAGCCACAATGCAATCGAAGTCTATGTGCATCGCCTGCGTAAAAAGCTGGAGGCGGGCGGCTTGCGCATCGCCACCGTGCGCGGTCTCGGTTACTGTCTGGAAAAAGCCGGAACGCCATCATGAGTCCTAGCCGGCGCGAAGCGCATGCCCATCCTTCGCTGTTTGGCGAAATTCTGGATTGGATGTTGGCGCCCTTGCTGGTGTTATGGCCTTTGTCGATTGCGCTGACCTGGCTGGCGGCGCGCGCCATCGCCAATCAAAGTTTTGATCAGGCTCAGGAATTGCAATTGCGCACTCTGGCGCAGCAATTGCAGACAGATGCCGCCGGTTATCATGCCGCGCCTGATTTATTGCGGCGGCAAAATCTGGCGGATGAGCATGATCAACGTTATCTGCAATTGGTGCTGCCAGGGCGCCAACAGCAGCAAGGCGACGCCGGTTTGCCGCTGCCCGGCGCCGAGGCCAAGGACAGCGCGCGCGTGAGCTGGCGTAATGCGCGCTATCAGGGACAGAGTGTACGCATCGCCAGCCTCTGGTTAAACGATGGCGCCGGCCAGGCTGCTTTGCTGCAAGTGGCGGAAACCTTGAATAAGCGCGCACTGCTGGCGAATCAAATTGTGCGCGGAGTGATTTTGCCGCAATTCCTGGTCTTGCCGCTGCTCTTGTTTCTGGTCTGGTTTGCCCTGGCGCGCGGCCTGGCCCCGCTCACCGCTTTGCAGCAACGCATGCGTGCGCGCGCCGCCGGCGATCTGCGCCCCTTGCGCGAATCGCATGTGCCGGAAGAAATATCGCCATTGATGCAGGCCATGAATGACATGCTGCTGCGTCTCGACGCTGCCGTGCAACAGCAAAAACGCTTTATCGCGGATGCCGCCCATCAAATGAAAACTCCGCTGGCCGGCATGCGTATGCAAGTCGAATTGGCGCTGGCCGATGATGCGCGCGACAGGCCGGAGGAGGTGCGGCGCTCTCTGCTGCAGCTGGCCAAAAGCTCAGAACAGGCGGCGCATCTGGTGAATCAATTACTGGCGCTGGCGCGTCTGGAGTCGCCTCTGCCGGCCACGCCGCAGCGCGTCGATCTGCGCGCGCTGGCGGCGCAGGTCATGCAAGACTTGCTGCCGGGCGCACTGGCGCGTCATATCAACTGCGCATTCGAGGCTGACGCGACAAGCGATTGGCGGATGCAGGGACATGCCCTGCTGCTGCGCGAAATGATCAGCAATCTGCTGGATAACGCGATCCGCTACACCCCTTGCGGCGGGCAGGTGACGCTGCGCATGCAACACTTGCCCGGCTGCCTGCAATTGGCGGTGGAGGACAATGGCCCCGGCATTCCGGAGGCGGAGCGGGAGCGGGTGTTTGAGCGTTTTTACCGTATTTTGGGCAATAGCAGCAGCGGTAGCGGCCTGGGGCTGGCGATTGTGCGCGAAATTGCGCGCCAGCATCACGCGCATATTGAGATTGACGACGCCAAGCCCGGTTGCCTGATCCGTTTGCGTTTTCCATTGCATGAGGCCAGCGATGCGTATTGAATCAGGCAGCGGCTGGCGCCGCACGCTGCGTATCAGCAGCTTCCTGCTGTTGCTGTGGCTGGCGCTGAATCTGGGGCTGATGGCCGCTGCGCTGCAATGGCCGGCGCTGTTGGAATGGGATCTTGGCGGTTATCCCCTGCCCTTTCTGATTTGTGCGCAAGCGCTGCCGCTGGCGTATTTGCTGCTGTGCGCGCTGACCCGCAGCCTGCTCGCGCCAGGCGCATCTACTGAGGCGCGGCGGGAGCGTGAGCCATGAGTGTGCGTTATCAGCAGGCTTTGCGCCGCTACAGTCTGCGCTTTGGCGTGATCTTGGCCGGCTTTCTCGGCGTGCTCAGCTTACTCGAAGCCGAAGGCTTGCCGCGCCAGTGGAGCGGTTACTTTTTCCTGTTCGGGGCCACCCTGGCGTATGCCGGCATCGGGCTGTCGCACCGCACCTCCAGCCTGGAACAGTTTTATGTCGCCGGGCATCGCATTCCGCCGCTGTATAACGGCATGGCCAGCGCGGCGGACTGGATTTCCGCCGCCAGTTTTATCACGATTGTCGGCGCCTTGTATGTGCAAGGGTTCAGCGGTTTTGCCTGGTTGCTGGGCTGGAGCGGCGGTTTTTGTCTGTTGGCGATATTGATCGCTCCTTTTTTACGCAAATTGCCGGCTTACACCCTGGCGGATTTTTTAGCGCAACGCTACGCCCCGGACCAGGCCGAAAAGCGCGATGCGCTGCGCCTTGCCGTGGCGGCGGCCACTATTGTGATCAGCTTTATTTATGTGATTGCGCAAATTTATGCGGTCGGCTTGATCACTTCGCGCTTGATCGGCGTTGATTTCAGCAGCGGCATTTTTCTCGGTCTGGCCAGCATGCTGGTGTGCTCGTTTTTAGGCGGCATGCGCTCCCTGTCCTGGACCCAGATTGTGCAATATCTGATTTTGTTGCTCGCCTTTGCCCTGCCCACCCTCTACCTCGGCTTGCGGCATCACAGCCTGCCGCCCTTGGCGTATGGCGCGGCGGCGCAAGAATTGCGTCAGGTCGAGCGCGTGCAAGCACAGGATGCAGCAGAGCAAGCGGTGCGGCAACGTCATTTGCAAGCGGCGCAAGCGCTGCAGGCGCAAATTGCCGCCTTGCCGGAATCCTGGCGCCAGGGACGCGAGCAGCGCCGCGCCGCCCTGGCCAGTTTGCGCACCCGCAACGCCAGTCTGGATCACATCAGAAAACTGGAACAGGAATTGGCGCGTTACCCGGCTTCGCCGCAAGACGCGGCGCGCCTCTGGAAAAAAGAAGCGGCCCAATTGCAAGAGCGCGCACAAGCCCCGCCCAGCCTGCTCACGCCGCAGCAAAACGGGCAGGCGCAAACACGCAATTTCATCGCCCTGGCGTTTTGTCTGATGGCGGGCACCGCCGCCCTGCCTCATCTGTTGATGCGCAGCATGAGCACATATCACAGCCATGCAGCGCGCGAGTCTATTTTCTGGGCCTTGTTTTTCATTCTTTTGCTCTATCTTTGCATTCCCGCGCTGGCGCTTTTGCTCAAACTGGAAGTCTGGCAACAATTGCATGGCGTCAGCTATCAGCAGCTGCCCGCCTGGATTGATCATTGGCGCAACCTGGAACAATGGCCGGCCCTGCTCAGTCTGGAGGATTGGAATGGCGATGGTCTGGTGCAATTGAGTGAATTGAATCTGGATCCGGATATTCTGGTGCTGGCGGCGGCGGATATCGCGCATATGCCGCATCTGTTCGCCGGCTTGCTGGCCGCCGGCGCGCTGGCGGCGGCGCTATCCACCGCGGATGGTTTATTGCTGACCATAGGGAATACCCTGACGCATGATATTTATCACAAAACCCTGGCCCCGGAAGCTTCCGCGCAAAGGCGGGTGGTGTTGAGTAAATTGGTGTTATTGGCGCTGGCTTTTCTGGCCGCCTATGTGGCTTCGCAAAAGCCTGCCGATATCGTGTCCCTGGTAAGTGCGGCATTTTCACTGGCGGCGTCTTGCTTATTGCCGGTGCTGGCGGCGGCAGTGTTTTTCCCGCGCGTAGGGCGGCGCGCCGTGCTGGGCGGCATGGCGGCAGGCGCCGGCGTTTGTATCTGGTATTTACTGCGCTGCCATCCCGCACTCGGCGGACACGCCGGCAATGCGATATGGCAATTACAAGCGCATGCCGCCGGCGTATTCGGTTTGCCGGCGGCCTTGCTCTGCATGTTTATCCTGTCACGCTGGGAACAACCATCGCAAATGGCTTTGCTGCATTGGCGCCGTCTGCATGAACGCCAATAAAGCGCTGTGCAGGATGCAACGCCATTCTCAGGCGCGGCCCAGCGCAGCTTTGGCGCGCGTCTTGGCAGCCAGCGTTTGGGGCATAGTTGACGGCAAACGCAATTGCGGAGCTTGCTGCGTCAGCGCACTGACGCCGGCTGCGGTTTTATGCAATTTGAATGTGCCAAGCAACTGCGCTTGCTGCCGCGCCTGTTCCTGCAAAGCTTCAGCGGATGCGGCAGCCTGCTCCACCAAGGCGGCGTTTTGCTGTGTCACATGATCCATTTCAGAAATCGCCTGATTGATTTGCTCAATCCCGGCGATCTGCTCATTGCTGGCGTTGCTGATTTCGTTGATGATGCCGGAGACTTTTTGCACGCTCTGCACCACATTTTCCATTGTGTCCCCGGCTTGCGCCACCAGCCGGCTGCCGTCTTCGACTTTTTGCACAGAGTCGCTGATCAGGCCTTTGATTTCCTTGGCCGCGCTGGCCGAGCGCTGCGCCAGACTGCGCACTTCCGCCGCCACCACGGCAAAACCGCGTCCCTGCTCGCCGGCGCGCGCCGCCTCGACTGCGGCATTCAAGGCCAGGATATTGGTTTGGAATGCGATGCCGTCAATCACGCCGATGATGTCAACAATTTTGCGCGATGAGGAATTGATCGAATCCATGGTTTGCACCACCTGTCCCACCACTTGACCGCCTTGCAGCGCAACCGCCGATGCGTCATGCGCCAGACGATTGGCGTCGCGCGCATGTTCAGCATTTTGCCGCACGGTGGATGTCAGCTGCTCCATCGATGAAGCGGTTTCTTCCAGTGAGCTGGCCTGATGTTCGGTGCGGCTGGATAAATCCTGGTTGCCGGCGGCAATTTCAGTGGAAGCCTGGGCCATGGTTTCTGCGCCGTTTTTAATCTGTCCCACTACCTGGCCCAATTTATCGCGCATGGTGCGGATGGAATATAAGAGACTGTGCTCATCGCCGGCGCTGGTCTCAATCTGCACCGCCAGATCGCCATGCGCGATGCGCTCGGTGATTTCAGCAGCATAGTGCGGCTCGCCGCCCAGCTGCCGCAAAATCGAACGGCGGATGAAAAACGCCAACAAGCCGCCAGCCAGAAAAGCCGCCGAACTCAAGAGCACCACCAGCTCCATATTCAGTTGCGACTGCTGCTGCACATTGCGCCCGGCCAGGTCGATGATCTGGCGCTGCCGCGCAATCACCCGGTGCATGCTTTCCAGATACGCATTCAGCGCCGGGTACATATCCTGCTCAAAAAACCGGTTGGCAACCTCAATATTGCCGCTGTCTTTTTCTTTGAAGGCCTGCGCGCGCGCTTTTTGATAAGCGCTGCGCTTTTCCTGCGCCTGCTGCAGCAAGTCTTTCAAACCGGGATCGCTGATGCGTTGCTTGATCTTTTCGCGGATATCGTTGACCACGCCATTGGTTTTGGCAATCCCGTCAAGGAAATATTTTTGCTGCGTGCTGTCCGGGCTTTTCGCGGCAGCGATGGTGCGCACCATACTTGCTTCGATATACCCATACCATTGCGCAATCAGGCGCTCGTTTTGCAATTCCTCGCTCAATAATTTTTCCATGGTCAGATTGGTTTGCTGCATGCGCCAGCAACTCAATCCGGCCACCACAGCCAACAACATCAAAACCACGCCAAAGCCGATTGACAAACGGGCTCCCACTTTCATGTTTGAAATTTTCATGTGAACTCTCCAGACAAGGAAGGCGGCGCTGAAAACAGGGACGGACAGCCGGACATGCGCCACAGACTGGACAGCATGCCCGTCTGCAGCTGCTGTGCACAGCTGAATTTCTGCGGAGAATCACAGCATGAGGCTTGCGCCGCCAGCCGCAGCACTGCGTGAACGGAAAGACAAGTCAATTCATGCAGTGCGCTGGCGCAGGATTACGCAGGATCGCTACGTCTTTGCCGCCATTACAGACAACCGGAATCACCGGCACGCCACAGGGACGCCAGCATTGCGCTAGCTGTTGGAGCCGGAAGTGGCATCGCCGGCGCCAAGATCGGGCCAGACCGGAGGGTTATCCTCCAGCCAGGTAATGGGTTTTTTGCGCGAGCGGTCCACCCGCACATCAAAAATATCAAACCGGTTGTAATAACCAACCACATCATGCAATTGCTTAGGCTCAACGCACTGTTGCAAATCCATGGTGCAATATGCAATGCCCTCTTCTTTTTGCAGGCAATCGCCAATCTGCGCGCCGGTCGGATCGACAAACATCGAAGCCGCCTGCGGCGTATGGTCTAAAATCGCCGCCACGGCCGGGTCGCGCTGCACCAGAAAATCGCGCATCGCCTTGTCCATAAAACCGGCGCAACTGATGCCGAACAACTTGCCTTCAAACGCATGCGCCGCCAGGCGGATGCGGTTGGCCGCCAGATTGTCATAATTGCCGTTTTCGCCCGGCGTCTTGGTCGGCCATACGCTGGGCCAGGTGGCGATATGAATTTGCTCCCCCTGCGCCAGCAAAGCATAACGCGCCAGCGGATTGGTGTTTTCACCGCATATCAGCATGCCTATCCGTCCCAAACGGGTGGCGGCGACTTGCAAGCCGGCCCCATCGCCGGGAGCCCAGACCAGTTTTTCATAAAAGGTCGGCATTAATTTGCGATGGTGCGAGAGCAAGCGGCCTTCGTCGCTGATCAAAAGATTGCTATTCCAGATGCCGCCGGAGGAAACCGGATTTTTTTCGCTGATGCCGATTGAAATAAAGACTTGATAACGGCGCGCGGCGGCCGCGATCAAGGCGATTTCCGGGCCTGGCGTCTCCAGACTGTGCGCCACCATGCGGGCAAATAAATCGTGATTGTGGATCGGCGCCCACAAGCCGGCCCAGACCGGGAAGGCGGGAATGAAAGATTCGGGAAAAGCGATTAATTGCGCGCCGTTGCGGGCCGCCTCTTCGATCAAAGCCAGCGCTTTCTGGGTAGTGGCGTTCTTATCGAGAAACACCGGCGCCACATGCATCGCGGCAACTTTGCAAACTGGCATATGATCTGGATTCATCAGTGCAACTCCCACAGAGGTCGGTGACAAGACTGCCTGAACTTCTGCCAGTGTACTCTTTGCCGGATAAAAGAAAAGGGGCGTTGCAAGTCCGGCCCGTCTTTTTTTATTATTCAGCGTAATTACTGACTTTTTGCCAATTTTATACAGACGGAAGGGTGCAGATTGCTATGGCGCAGTAATCTGTGACGGAAGAAAAAAGGGTGACATCACCCCAGCATCTGTGTGTCACCCTGAGCGCATTGTGACAGCGAAAGCGCCATCAGAAAGCGGGAAAGCAGGATCGATTATATTTGCAGAAATGCTTCAAGGCCAAGCCTTTTCTCAATGATACAATCCTGCCCACACAGGGCCGGCACACCAAATACCGCACATAGCAACGTCCGGCGCGTCTGCGCACTGTCACGATACGCAGGCATATGGGGAGAGATTCAAATGAGCGCAAATCAGGCGCAAAGCCAAGTCAGCAGCAGCGCAATGCGCAATCTGCGCAGCATCATGCGCGCCAACGCCGCCTGGTCCGCCTGGGTTGAAAAGCGCTGCGGCGTCACCGGCGCGCAACTCAACGTCTTGCAGGAACTGCAACAGGAACCGGGCATGCGGGTCGGCGATTTGGCGCAAAAACTGGCGATACACCAATCCACCGCCAGCAATTTGATCGACGGCCTGGAAAAGCGTGGTCTGATCAATAAAATGCGTGAAGAAAGCGATCAGCGCGTGGTTCGCCTGCAACTATCCGAAAGCGCGCAAACCTTGCTGCAAAACTCACCGCTGCAAGCGCGCGGCTTGTTGAGTCAGGCTTTGCTGCAAATGGATGATGACAGCCTGGAGCAGCTCAATAATGGTTTGGTCAGTTTAATGTCGGCAATGGAAAGCCTGAGCAAACTGCTCGGCTGATTGCAATCCACACGCAAACTGTACTGCACGCCAGCCCCTAGGGATTTCACTCTACAACATTGATTGACAGAAAAATCCCTGCTTCTGCAGATTACGTTTTGTCACGCTTAAAAACAACCATCAGCATTAAATTCAGAGTACCCAAAAGGCATTTCTCAGTTACAAAATTGCCTGATGGAAAGCCGTCAAATCGCCCTCTTTCCCTTGTCACGCCGATTTTCAAGGTATTTTGTTTTTTTCGCAATCCGGTTATCATATATTCATATCTTTATGACAGGAATATTTTTGCGCTTAGATCAGTTCCAGCATTTTCGCCGGGATTGTAAGAAATTGATGCCAAAAAAGTCTTTTTTTTGACATATTTCCGCACTATAATTGCGCCCGGTCTTGTCAGACTGATAAAAATTGCCGTGCAGCATCAGAAGTAACAAAAATACAGGCAACCCTTCCCGGTTCCAATCTCCTGACATTGACAGCAATCGCTTGCCCGGTTTGCAAGCAAGACTCCCGCTTACTTTTTAAAACAGGAAACACTCGATGAATAGCCCCGTAGCATCTGTCCCGACGCGCGCCCAAGGCCAGCGCGTGCGCGGCCACCAAGCCCCAGGCCGTATGACTTTGCTCGCAGCCAGCTTTGCTGTCCTGTCAGCTTTCGCCACCCCTGGCTTTGCAGCGTCTGATGTGGTGATCAGCCAGATCTATGGCGGCGGCGGCAACACCGGCGCCACCTACAAAAACGATTTCATCGAACTGTTCAACCGCAGCGCAAGCGCGGTTTCCCTGAACGGCTGGAGCGTGCAATACGCCTCCGCCACCGGCACTTCCTGGCAAGTCACGACTCTGCCGAATGTCACCCTGCAACCAGGCCAATACCTGCTGGTGCAACAAGCTGCCGGCGCCGGCGGCACGCAAAATCTGCCGACCCCGGACAAAGTGGGCAGCATCGCCATGTCCGCCACCTCCGGCAAAGTGGTGTTGGCCAATATCAGCACCGCTGTGAGCGGCCCGACTGCCGCCGCCGTGATGGATCTGGTCGGCTTCGGTACGGCAACTTCGTTTGAAACTGCGGTCGCTGCTTCTCCGTCAAGCACGCAATCGATTGCGCGCGCGAATGATGGTTGTAATGACAGCGACAATAATGGCGCAGACTTCATCGTCGGCGCACCGAATCCGCGCAATACCGCGAGCGCTTTCAAGCAGTGCCAGGCGACGCCGGCGAATCAGCCTATCGTGCCGCAATGCCCGTCCAGCCTGGACGTGGCGAATAACGCCGGCGGCAGCGTAGCTTTGTCCGCCAGCGACGCTGACGGCATGGTCAATCAAGCCGCACTGGGCAATCCCCAATCCGGCATCAGCTTGAGCGGCTTCAGCCCGGCCGCCGCGAATGGCGCCGCCGCGAATGTGACGCTGAATGTGGCCGCAGGTCTGGCCACTGGCGCCTATCCGGTGCAAGTCACCTTCAACAACGATCAAAACCAAAGCGCCAGCTGCACCATCACGGTAAATGTGCAAAGCCCGTCCGCAGTGACGCGCAGCATTCCGCAAATCCAGGGCAATGGCGCGACCAGCCCGCTGGTGGGCACGGTGCAAACCACTGAAGGCGTGGTGACCCTGAAGCTGGCCACCGGCTTCTACATGCAAGACGCCCAGGGCGATGGCGACCCCACCACTTCGGACGGCATTTTTGTGTACACCGGCAGCACCGCCAACACCATCGCCGCCGGGCAAAAAGTGCGCGTCACCGGCACGGTGGCGGAATTCACCGCCGGCGACGCCGCCCGCCCCATCACCCAGCTCGCCAGCGTGACCAAGCTGGAAACCCTGGGCAATGGCTTTAACGTGACGCCGGCCAATCTCAGCCTGCCGCTGTCGCACGCCAATGAGATGGAACGTTACGAAGGCATGCTGGTGCGCTTTGCCAACCGCCTGACCGTGGCGCAAAACTATTTCCTGGGCCGCTATGGTCAGCTGACGCTGTCCGCTGGCCGCCTGGAAATCCCGACCAACCGTTACCCCGCCGGCTCGCCGGAAGCGCAAGCCATGGCCACGCAAAACGCCGCCAGCTGGATTGTGCTGGATGACGGTCTGTCCACCCAAAACCCGAACCCGATTCCCTTCATCGGCCAGGACAACACCGTGCGCGCTGGCGACACCGTGAGCGATCTGACCGGCGTGGTTGACTTCGGCCTGATCACCTCCAGCGCCACCGGCCCGACCGGCTACAAGCTGCAGCCGGTTGTGACCCCGGTGTTTTCGCGTGACAATCCGCGCAGCAACGCGCCGGAATCTGTTGGCGGCAATATCAAAGTGGCCAGCTTCAATGTGCTGAACTACTTCACCACCTTCGCTGACGGCACGACGTTTGACGGCAAGACCGGCCAAGGCTGCAGCATGGGCGGCGTGGTGAATAAGAGCAATTGCCGTGGCGCCAGCAACTTGAATGAATTCAACCGTCAGCGCGCCAAGATCGTGCAAGCGATCAAAGCCGTTGACGCTGACGCAGCCGGTCTGATGGAAATGCAAAACAATGGCGATGTCGCCATCGCCACCCTGGTGGATGCATTGAACGCCGCCACCGCACCGGGCACTTACGCCTATGTGCCGGCGCCGGCGCAAACCGGTGACGACGCGATTCGCGTGGCGATGATCTATAAACCGGCCAAGCTGTCGCTGGCCGGCGCATCGCTGTCCGATACTGATGCGATCAACAACCGTCCGACCCTGGCGCAAACCTTCCGCGCCAGCAATGGCAAGAAATTCTCGCTGGTGGTCAACCATCTGAAATCGAAGAGTTCCTGCCCGGGCGACGGCAGCGCGAATGATGATCAGCGCGACGGTCAAGGTTGCTGGAATGCGCTGCGCGTACAACAAGCGCAACGTCTGGTCAACAGCTTCATTCCGCAAGTGCAGGCGGCCGCCGGCGACAACGATGTGCTGGTGATTGGCGACATGAACGCGTATGGCATGGAAGACCCGATCCGCACCATGATGAACGCCGGCCTGGTGTCGGAAATCGAACGTCATGTGCGTCCGCACGGCGCGCCTTACTCCTTCGTGTTCGATGGTTACAGCGGCTATCTGGATCACGCCCTGTCCACCGCCTCGCTCTCGCCGAAAGTCACCGGCGTGACCGAATGGCACATCAATGCCGACGAGCCGACCGTGATCGACTACAACACCGAGTTCCGCAACCAGGACTTCTACAGCGCCACGCCGTACCGCGCGGCTGACCATGATCCGGTGGTGATCGGTTTGAATCTGCAAGCGCCGTATGTGGACGCCAGCGCCAGCTTCACCACTTTCGCCAGCGGTCTGGTGTTCAATCGCAGCACGCAAACCTTTAACGGTTCGCTGACGCTGCGCGCGAATGCGGCTGTCAACGGCCCGCTGCAAGTGGAACTGAGCGGCCTGCCGGCCGGCGTCACCCTGAAAAACGCCACCGGTCTGCGCAATGGCGTGCCCTACATCACCTTGAATCAAGCGATCAGCGCAGGTCAGGCTGTGAGCGTGCCGCTGTCCTTCAGCAACCCGAACAAGGTTGCGATCAACTACAGCGTGAAGATCTACTCCGGCAGCTTCAACTGATGCGAATGGCGCGGCTGGCTCACGCCGCCGCGCCGGTGACTGAACAATGTATTGAAAGGAATCATGATGTTGCGTAAAACTTTATTGGGTCTTTCCCTGTTGGCGGCTTTTGGCGCGGCGCAAGCCGAAACCTGGCATGTTGAAGTCGATACCAGCGCCCTCTCCGGCCTGGGCTTTTTCGATTTCCAATTCAATCCGGGCGCATTGGATGCCGCCAGCGGCACAGCGCGCGTGAGCCGCTTCCAGGGCGTGCTGGATGCCATCGGCGCGCAAAACAGCGGCGATGTGTCGGGCGCTTTGCCGGCTTCCTTGAATTTCGCCAACAGCCAGTCTTACAACGACGTGTTCCAGGCAGTGCAGCTGGGTGGCCGTTTCAGCTTCAACCTGGATTTTGACGGCGACATGCTGCGCAATCCGAATGGCATTGGCAGCGCATTTGCGTTCTCGATCTATGGCGCGGATGGCGCCAGCGTGCTGGGTCAGGCTGACGCCGCATCCGGCAGCCTGCTGACCTTCAACCTGGGCCAACCGGGCATGGCGGTATCGCATGTGGTGTTTGACAACCAAATCATCGCCGTTTCCAGCGTACCGGAAGCCAGCGAATGGGCCATGCTGGCCGGCGGTCTGGTGGCGATGGCGGCATTTGTGCGCCGCCGCCGTCAACAAGCGGCTTGATGCTGTAAAAAAAGCCGGCTGCGCAAGCCGGCTTTTTTATTTCCGCCATGGCGCCGCCCTGCGCTACAGCTTCGATTGCTGTTGCATTCGCCTGACAACAGCCTGCACCAGGCTATCCGGCGCGCTCACATCATCTTGCATCAGCCAATCCGGGCTTAACAGCTGTTCGCTAAAACCGCCTTGTGGCCGCGCCACCCAAAACCTTGGTATGACGATGAATAACTTGCTGTGCGGCAGCGTCACATACTGAATCCCCCCGGTAGAACGCGAACGCACATAAGCCGCTTCCCCCGCCAGCGTGGCAAAGCCAAAATCCTGCATCACATTCGCAAATTGCACCGCCGATGAATAGGTGCGGCGGCCAATCAACAGCACGACTTTCCCCTTGAAACGGAGCGGGTTTGCCAGCTGTGGCTGATGCCATGTGTTGATTTGCCCGTCAATCACCTGACCTGCCGGCTCGGCGGGCGTGGCGCGGCTGGCGATCACTTTCTTTTTCGAGTGAGACCCCGCCCGGAATGGCTGGTCTGCCAGGTAGGGCATGACATGCTCAAGCCAGACTGAATCATTCCCGCCACGGTTTTCCCGCACGTCAATAATCAGCCTGGTCGCGCCAGAGGCTTTCATCTGTGTGAAGGCTTGTTTGGTAAACACCCCCACCGCCGGCTCATCCGGCAGGCTGAACGAGCCCAGTTTCAAATAGGCAGTCTGCGCATCCAGCGCCTGATAGCTGAAAAAGTCAGCGATCTCTTTACCCGTATCCCGGCCAAGCCGCGCAGCCTGTTTGCTGGCCGGCAAAGTCAACTCAGTCAACTTATCGTTTTGCTTTAAGCGCAGCGTAAATTCAGCCGGCGAGCCAAATAAGCTGGCGTAATACAGTTGGAAAGACGGCCCCAGCAAATTGGCTCTGTTCATTGGGGTGTCGCCGTGGCGCAAGGCCAGCAATTGACGGCTGAGCAATGGCGCAACCACGCCATTAATCGCTTCAATGCGTGCGCCACGCCATGCAGTCGCGCCCCCGCCAGCCAGCGCCAGCACAGTCAGCTCGCCATCGGGTTTGACATGCACTTCAAATGGAAAACCACCGCCAATATTGTCGATGAACTTTTGCAGATCGTGTTCCGTTTCCGGCAAATTCACCGACCAATGTCCATCATTGAACAGGGGATTGAGCCTGGCCATCCTGAGCCAGAACTCCTTGGCAGTCAGCGCTTCAGTCAGACTGGCAGCAATTTCAGCGTAAGCCTGTTCCAATTGGGCCGGGGAGGCCGAGTGGCTGATGTCCGGATGAATGGCATCGATATGCGCGCGCAGGCTTTGGAGGTCAGCTTTGAGCTGCGCAGGCGTGAACTTAAGCGCCTGCACAGCAGATTGGCTATCGCGCTCAGGCTGCACATCGTTCGCTGTGCTGCTCAATGGCAGCAGGCAAACACAGCATAGCAGGGACGATGCAAACAGATTTTTAGCAGGCATATTTTCCTTGGTGACATATTCGACAGATGAGCCTGAACAGCTGCTTAGCCCCGCAGCATGACAGAAAATTCGGCAGGCCGCCCGCCTTCTTTGCAGCCTTCCTTGG includes:
- a CDS encoding ExeM/NucH family extracellular endonuclease, which translates into the protein MNSPVASVPTRAQGQRVRGHQAPGRMTLLAASFAVLSAFATPGFAASDVVISQIYGGGGNTGATYKNDFIELFNRSASAVSLNGWSVQYASATGTSWQVTTLPNVTLQPGQYLLVQQAAGAGGTQNLPTPDKVGSIAMSATSGKVVLANISTAVSGPTAAAVMDLVGFGTATSFETAVAASPSSTQSIARANDGCNDSDNNGADFIVGAPNPRNTASAFKQCQATPANQPIVPQCPSSLDVANNAGGSVALSASDADGMVNQAALGNPQSGISLSGFSPAAANGAAANVTLNVAAGLATGAYPVQVTFNNDQNQSASCTITVNVQSPSAVTRSIPQIQGNGATSPLVGTVQTTEGVVTLKLATGFYMQDAQGDGDPTTSDGIFVYTGSTANTIAAGQKVRVTGTVAEFTAGDAARPITQLASVTKLETLGNGFNVTPANLSLPLSHANEMERYEGMLVRFANRLTVAQNYFLGRYGQLTLSAGRLEIPTNRYPAGSPEAQAMATQNAASWIVLDDGLSTQNPNPIPFIGQDNTVRAGDTVSDLTGVVDFGLITSSATGPTGYKLQPVVTPVFSRDNPRSNAPESVGGNIKVASFNVLNYFTTFADGTTFDGKTGQGCSMGGVVNKSNCRGASNLNEFNRQRAKIVQAIKAVDADAAGLMEMQNNGDVAIATLVDALNAATAPGTYAYVPAPAQTGDDAIRVAMIYKPAKLSLAGASLSDTDAINNRPTLAQTFRASNGKKFSLVVNHLKSKSSCPGDGSANDDQRDGQGCWNALRVQQAQRLVNSFIPQVQAAAGDNDVLVIGDMNAYGMEDPIRTMMNAGLVSEIERHVRPHGAPYSFVFDGYSGYLDHALSTASLSPKVTGVTEWHINADEPTVIDYNTEFRNQDFYSATPYRAADHDPVVIGLNLQAPYVDASASFTTFASGLVFNRSTQTFNGSLTLRANAAVNGPLQVELSGLPAGVTLKNATGLRNGVPYITLNQAISAGQAVSVPLSFSNPNKVAINYSVKIYSGSFN
- a CDS encoding NF038129 family PEP-CTERM protein — encoded protein: MMLRKTLLGLSLLAAFGAAQAETWHVEVDTSALSGLGFFDFQFNPGALDAASGTARVSRFQGVLDAIGAQNSGDVSGALPASLNFANSQSYNDVFQAVQLGGRFSFNLDFDGDMLRNPNGIGSAFAFSIYGADGASVLGQADAASGSLLTFNLGQPGMAVSHVVFDNQIIAVSSVPEASEWAMLAGGLVAMAAFVRRRRQQAA
- a CDS encoding carbon-nitrogen hydrolase family protein, giving the protein MNPDHMPVCKVAAMHVAPVFLDKNATTQKALALIEEAARNGAQLIAFPESFIPAFPVWAGLWAPIHNHDLFARMVAHSLETPGPEIALIAAAARRYQVFISIGISEKNPVSSGGIWNSNLLISDEGRLLSHHRKLMPTFYEKLVWAPGDGAGLQVAATRLGRIGMLICGENTNPLARYALLAQGEQIHIATWPSVWPTKTPGENGNYDNLAANRIRLAAHAFEGKLFGISCAGFMDKAMRDFLVQRDPAVAAILDHTPQAASMFVDPTGAQIGDCLQKEEGIAYCTMDLQQCVEPKQLHDVVGYYNRFDIFDVRVDRSRKKPITWLEDNPPVWPDLGAGDATSGSNS
- a CDS encoding MarR family transcriptional regulator, whose amino-acid sequence is MSANQAQSQVSSSAMRNLRSIMRANAAWSAWVEKRCGVTGAQLNVLQELQQEPGMRVGDLAQKLAIHQSTASNLIDGLEKRGLINKMREESDQRVVRLQLSESAQTLLQNSPLQARGLLSQALLQMDDDSLEQLNNGLVSLMSAMESLSKLLG